From a single Prochlorococcus sp. MIT 0603 genomic region:
- the cobT gene encoding nicotinate mononucleotide-dependent phosphoribosyltransferase CobT, which produces MGTHLSQFDSQEKDSPYLGLLPKMCMAFGSGVSFLTLKRWMNIWSTSASRINSFLVLAGSKTAEIEGISAAGSTKESRRYTALADAELLLEGPSISRKWPLPPLPAGVSPALITHVASRLIGVNTVVLGAGLSQIPSFHYLAAESPSLGPADCLTTGKAMNINRVETLWAKGLSIGSQLSKPLVLSECVPGGTTTALAVLTGLGISVGDLISGSNRNPPVQLKKELVSKGLKAANLGNQPFPKSILAAVGDPFQPLSVGLLLGARQAGQPVLLGGGSQMVAVLAVALAALDPLSRAEFIQDVSIATTSWLVNESIPGDSNQSSFLQLIKHIEDFFEVPLLGLSSGLRFDRSSKKVLKDYEDGFVKEGVGAGAFALLAQINGFSREKLLEECELAVDQLQNTH; this is translated from the coding sequence ATGGGAACCCATTTGAGTCAATTTGATTCTCAAGAGAAAGATTCCCCTTATTTAGGACTCCTCCCTAAAATGTGTATGGCATTTGGTTCAGGAGTATCGTTTCTAACATTGAAGAGATGGATGAATATATGGAGTACTTCAGCAAGTCGCATTAATAGTTTCTTAGTACTAGCTGGTTCAAAGACTGCAGAGATAGAAGGAATTTCAGCAGCTGGATCAACTAAGGAATCTAGACGTTATACAGCGCTAGCAGATGCAGAGCTTCTTCTTGAAGGACCATCAATCTCTAGGAAATGGCCACTGCCTCCTCTCCCTGCAGGGGTTTCCCCTGCTCTTATTACTCATGTTGCTTCACGCCTAATAGGTGTGAACACAGTTGTCCTTGGAGCAGGTCTTTCTCAAATTCCATCTTTTCATTATTTAGCAGCTGAGTCTCCTTCTCTTGGGCCTGCTGATTGCTTAACAACTGGCAAAGCAATGAATATCAACAGAGTGGAAACTCTTTGGGCAAAAGGGTTGAGTATTGGCTCACAATTGTCAAAGCCACTAGTGCTCTCAGAGTGTGTACCTGGTGGAACCACTACTGCACTTGCAGTATTGACCGGATTAGGTATTTCAGTAGGTGACCTTATTAGTGGTAGTAACCGCAACCCTCCAGTCCAATTAAAGAAAGAATTAGTTTCAAAAGGATTAAAAGCTGCAAATTTAGGAAACCAGCCATTCCCTAAATCCATACTTGCAGCGGTAGGCGATCCGTTTCAGCCTCTTTCGGTTGGGCTTTTATTGGGAGCAAGGCAGGCAGGTCAGCCTGTGTTGTTAGGAGGAGGAAGCCAGATGGTGGCTGTTTTAGCTGTTGCTTTAGCTGCACTTGACCCACTTTCAAGAGCAGAATTTATCCAAGATGTTTCTATTGCAACAACTTCTTGGCTTGTTAATGAATCGATTCCTGGAGATTCAAATCAAAGCTCTTTTCTTCAGTTAATTAAGCATATAGAAGATTTCTTTGAAGTTCCTCTTTTAGGACTTTCATCTGGTCTCCGATTTGACAGAAGCTCCAAGAAGGTTTTAAAAGATTATGAAGATGGCTTTGTAAAGGAAGGAGTTGGGGCAGGGGCATTTGCTCTTTTAGCTCAAATCAACGGGTTTAGTCGTGAAAAATTACTTGAAGAATGTGAATTAGCAGTTGATCAATTGCAGAATACTCATTAG
- a CDS encoding NAD(P)H-quinone oxidoreductase subunit N, giving the protein MPYMGALLLTNQVMATPGDLLNLSLNAQAVLPEGCVLFALIGTLLVDLAGEETAAKWSPPICYAGLGSSILLLAFQWNGEPETAFLGAFIVDNFSIAFRAIVALSTLISLLISWRYAEQSGSPIGEYAAILLAATLGAMILCGSTDLISVFISLETLSVASYLLSGYLKRDAKSSEAALKYLLVGSAAAAVFLYGASLLYGLSGSTNLESIGIALQSSPKPLAALALVLILATVAFKIAAVPFHQWTPDVYEGSPTPVVAFLSVGSKAAGFALAVRLLVGCFIAFDIQWKLLFTVLAVLSMTLGNVVALAQTSMKRMLAYSSIGQAGFVMIGLVCGTEEGYAAMILYMAAYLFMNLGAFACIILFSLRTGSDRIADYAGLYQKDPLITLGLSLCLLSLGGIPPMLGFFGKIYLFFAGWSDGQYLLVIVGLVTSVISIYYYISVIKMMVVKEPQEASELVKSYPLIQWSSLGMPTLRIALLTCVFATAIGGILSNPLFQWANSAVAGTPILQEALALVSNKGVIG; this is encoded by the coding sequence ATGCCCTACATGGGTGCACTTCTTTTAACCAACCAAGTAATGGCAACTCCTGGAGATTTACTAAACCTTTCACTAAATGCCCAAGCAGTCCTCCCAGAAGGTTGTGTCCTTTTTGCGTTAATTGGAACGCTATTAGTTGATCTTGCTGGGGAAGAAACCGCAGCAAAATGGTCGCCCCCTATATGTTATGCAGGGCTAGGATCTTCAATACTCTTGTTGGCATTCCAATGGAATGGAGAGCCAGAGACAGCATTCTTAGGTGCATTTATTGTTGATAATTTCTCAATCGCTTTTAGAGCAATTGTTGCACTTTCAACTCTTATCTCACTGCTAATAAGTTGGAGGTATGCAGAACAAAGCGGAAGCCCAATAGGGGAATATGCAGCAATTCTTCTCGCTGCGACTCTTGGAGCAATGATTTTGTGTGGGTCTACAGATCTAATAAGTGTATTTATTTCATTAGAAACCTTATCTGTAGCCAGCTATTTGTTGTCAGGTTATCTGAAACGCGATGCTAAAAGCTCTGAAGCTGCACTGAAATATTTACTTGTGGGCTCTGCTGCTGCTGCAGTGTTTTTATATGGAGCATCCTTACTTTATGGCCTAAGTGGATCAACGAATCTGGAAAGCATAGGCATTGCACTACAAAGCAGTCCAAAACCTTTGGCAGCCTTAGCTCTTGTCTTAATTCTAGCAACTGTCGCATTCAAAATAGCCGCAGTTCCTTTTCATCAATGGACTCCAGATGTCTACGAAGGGTCCCCCACACCTGTCGTTGCATTTCTGTCAGTTGGTTCAAAAGCTGCTGGCTTTGCTTTAGCAGTAAGACTTTTAGTTGGATGTTTTATTGCATTTGACATTCAATGGAAGCTGCTTTTCACTGTTTTAGCAGTGTTAAGTATGACCTTGGGGAATGTTGTAGCACTAGCCCAAACGTCAATGAAGAGAATGCTTGCATATAGTTCAATTGGACAAGCAGGGTTTGTCATGATTGGCCTGGTTTGCGGCACCGAAGAAGGCTATGCAGCAATGATCCTTTACATGGCAGCATATCTATTCATGAATTTGGGTGCTTTTGCATGCATAATTCTTTTTTCGCTTAGAACTGGTAGTGACAGAATTGCCGATTACGCAGGTTTATACCAAAAAGATCCATTGATTACTCTTGGGTTAAGCCTATGCCTCCTGTCCCTAGGAGGTATACCCCCAATGCTTGGATTCTTTGGGAAAATATATCTTTTCTTTGCTGGTTGGTCTGACGGACAATATTTATTAGTAATAGTTGGCCTTGTAACATCAGTGATATCAATCTATTACTACATTTCTGTAATTAAAATGATGGTAGTAAAAGAACCACAAGAGGCTTCTGAGCTTGTTAAAAGCTACCCATTAATTCAATGGAGTTCTCTAGGCATGCCAACCTTAAGGATTGCTCTACTAACTTGTGTCTTTGCCACTGCAATTGGAGGTATTCTCTCAAACCCATTATTTCAATGGGCCAACAGTGCAGTTGCAGGGACTCCAATCCTTCAGGAAGCATTGGCCTTGGTTTCAAACAAAGGGGTTATAGGTTAA
- the hisF gene encoding imidazole glycerol phosphate synthase subunit HisF, which produces MVALRLIPCLDVANGRVVKGVNFVGLRDAGDPVELAYRYSQEGADELVFLDIAATFEARATLIDLVRRTAESVTIPFTVGGGISSIEGITELLRAGADKISLNSSAVRDPDLIRKGSTQFGAQCIVVAIDAKRRPGNPLGWDVYVNGGRKNTGLDALVWAKKAAELGAGEILLTSMDGDGTQKGYDLELTKSISESVPIPVIASGGAGCLEHILEAFQYGKASAALLASLLHDRDLTIEEIKSYLQQNNLSIRPTRY; this is translated from the coding sequence ATGGTTGCTCTTCGCCTAATTCCTTGTCTTGATGTTGCAAATGGACGGGTTGTAAAAGGGGTTAATTTTGTTGGCCTGCGAGACGCAGGGGATCCTGTAGAACTGGCTTATCGCTATAGCCAGGAGGGTGCTGATGAATTGGTCTTCCTTGATATTGCAGCAACTTTTGAAGCAAGAGCAACATTGATAGATTTAGTTCGCCGAACTGCTGAGTCAGTAACAATCCCTTTTACTGTAGGAGGTGGAATTAGTTCTATAGAAGGAATCACAGAGCTTTTACGAGCTGGAGCTGATAAAATAAGCTTAAATTCATCTGCTGTAAGAGACCCTGATCTTATAAGGAAAGGCTCGACTCAATTTGGAGCCCAATGCATTGTTGTAGCGATAGATGCTAAACGAAGACCAGGCAATCCTTTGGGATGGGATGTCTATGTGAATGGCGGAAGGAAAAACACTGGTTTAGACGCACTAGTCTGGGCAAAAAAAGCAGCTGAATTGGGCGCAGGAGAAATACTGCTAACTTCAATGGATGGAGATGGGACCCAAAAAGGATATGACCTGGAATTGACTAAAAGTATTTCAGAGTCGGTTCCCATCCCTGTAATAGCTTCTGGAGGCGCAGGCTGCTTAGAACATATATTGGAGGCATTTCAGTATGGAAAGGCTTCTGCTGCTCTTTTGGCTTCTTTGCTTCACGATAGAGATCTGACTATTGAAGAAATAAAAAGCTATCTCCAGCAAAACAATTTATCAATCAGACCAACTAGATATTAA
- the topA gene encoding type I DNA topoisomerase: MVQTLVIVESPTKARTIKSFLPKDFQVIASMGHVRDLPKGASEIPAAMKKEKWSRIGVNTSEDFEPLYVVPKDKKKVVRELKSALKDAKELLLATDEDREGESISWHLLELLKPKIPTKRMVFHEITKQAITKALKEPRDLDMELVHAQETRRILDRLVGYTLSPLLWKKVAWGLSAGRVQSVSVRLLVKRERERRAFKSASYWDLKVQLQKNKSVLEARLMTVADQKIAKGSDFDEKTGKLKTGSKANLLNEADAKALAQALGTQKWKVLSVDKKPTVRKPVPPFTTSTLQQDANRKLRLSARETMRCAQGLYERGFITYMRTDSVNLSQQAISAARKCVELRYGKEYLSESPRRFVSKARNAQEAHEAIRPAGETFKTPSESNLTGRDLALYELIWKRTIASQMAEARLTMMSVDISVRETVFRASGKNIDFPGFFRAYVEGSDDPEAALEGQEVLLPPLAVGDDLIPKTLDVIGHETKPPARYSEASLVKTLEKEGIGRPSTYASIIGTIVDRGYASLNSNSLAPTFTAFAVTSLLEEHFPDLVDTTFTARMESSLDEISSGSIQWLPYLESFYKGRKGLAAQVDKREGDIDGKAYRKVDLEGIPCTVRIGSNGPWLEGKRINENGEEVDAKGNLPIDITPGDLDVDKVKQILDGPSDLGIHPETGEKVYLRFGPWGPFLQLGEAVEKKDKPRRASLPKDVRTEEISLDYAVKLLSLPRILGEHPDGGIVEARTGQFGPYVVWDKGDGEKPDNRSLKKEDDVYEISLRRALELLSIPKLGRGGRMALKDLGKPKGEKENVHIYNGPYGLYVKQGKTNASLPKGTEVDEVTIEVAIKLLEAKKSTGSKPRTKKTSKKSITKGKTSSKTKKSNLTVQSLKNKTKK, encoded by the coding sequence GTGGTGCAAACCTTGGTCATCGTAGAGAGTCCAACTAAGGCAAGAACTATAAAAAGCTTCTTGCCTAAAGACTTTCAAGTGATTGCTTCGATGGGGCATGTTCGAGATCTCCCTAAAGGGGCTAGTGAGATCCCAGCTGCTATGAAAAAAGAAAAATGGTCCAGAATTGGTGTTAATACTTCTGAAGACTTTGAGCCTTTATATGTTGTACCTAAGGATAAGAAGAAGGTGGTTAGAGAATTGAAGTCAGCTTTAAAAGATGCTAAAGAATTGCTGCTTGCGACTGATGAAGATAGAGAGGGTGAAAGTATTAGCTGGCATCTGCTGGAGTTGTTAAAGCCCAAGATACCAACTAAGAGAATGGTTTTTCATGAGATCACTAAGCAAGCAATAACTAAGGCTCTCAAAGAACCTAGAGATTTAGACATGGAGTTGGTTCATGCTCAAGAAACAAGAAGAATTCTCGATAGATTAGTTGGGTATACGTTATCCCCCTTGCTATGGAAGAAAGTTGCATGGGGACTGTCCGCAGGCAGGGTTCAATCTGTATCTGTAAGGCTTTTAGTTAAGCGTGAGAGGGAAAGAAGGGCCTTTAAGAGCGCAAGTTATTGGGACTTAAAAGTTCAGCTGCAAAAAAACAAGAGTGTCTTAGAAGCTCGTCTTATGACCGTTGCAGATCAAAAAATTGCAAAAGGGAGTGACTTTGACGAGAAAACAGGAAAGCTTAAAACTGGAAGCAAGGCAAACTTACTTAATGAGGCAGATGCAAAAGCCCTTGCTCAAGCTTTAGGGACCCAGAAGTGGAAAGTACTATCTGTAGATAAAAAACCAACTGTAAGGAAGCCTGTACCGCCTTTTACTACAAGTACTCTTCAACAGGATGCTAATCGAAAGCTCAGGCTTTCAGCACGTGAAACCATGAGATGTGCTCAAGGCTTATATGAGCGTGGATTTATTACATATATGAGAACTGATTCGGTTAATTTGTCTCAACAAGCAATCAGTGCTGCCCGCAAATGTGTTGAATTGCGTTATGGCAAAGAATATTTAAGTGAATCGCCAAGAAGGTTTGTTTCTAAGGCTAGGAATGCGCAAGAGGCTCATGAGGCGATTAGGCCTGCTGGAGAGACATTTAAGACACCAAGTGAATCGAATTTAACTGGAAGAGACTTGGCTTTATATGAGTTGATATGGAAACGAACTATTGCTAGCCAAATGGCGGAAGCCCGCTTAACAATGATGTCGGTTGATATAAGTGTTAGAGAAACTGTCTTCAGAGCATCCGGCAAAAATATTGACTTTCCAGGTTTCTTTCGAGCATATGTTGAAGGTAGCGATGATCCAGAGGCTGCGTTGGAAGGACAAGAGGTTTTGTTGCCGCCACTAGCAGTTGGGGATGATCTTATCCCTAAAACATTAGATGTGATTGGACACGAAACTAAACCACCTGCTCGATACAGTGAAGCCTCTTTAGTTAAAACTCTTGAGAAGGAAGGTATTGGCAGACCTTCTACTTATGCGAGCATTATTGGCACAATTGTTGATAGGGGATATGCCTCTTTAAATTCTAATTCTCTTGCTCCAACGTTTACAGCTTTCGCTGTTACGTCTCTTTTGGAAGAGCATTTTCCAGATTTAGTTGATACAACTTTCACTGCACGTATGGAATCGTCTTTGGATGAGATCTCTTCTGGTTCGATTCAATGGCTTCCTTATTTAGAATCTTTTTATAAAGGTCGCAAAGGGTTGGCTGCACAAGTTGATAAAAGAGAAGGAGATATTGATGGTAAGGCCTATAGGAAGGTTGATCTTGAAGGGATCCCTTGTACAGTCCGAATTGGCTCCAATGGACCGTGGCTAGAGGGCAAGAGGATTAATGAAAATGGCGAGGAAGTAGATGCCAAAGGTAATTTGCCAATTGATATTACTCCTGGAGATCTTGATGTAGATAAAGTCAAACAAATTCTTGATGGCCCTTCTGATTTAGGCATTCATCCAGAAACAGGGGAAAAGGTCTATCTTAGATTTGGCCCATGGGGACCTTTCCTTCAACTAGGGGAAGCTGTTGAGAAGAAAGATAAGCCTAGGAGAGCGTCTCTTCCAAAAGACGTCAGAACAGAAGAGATATCACTTGATTATGCTGTTAAGCTTTTAAGTTTGCCTCGAATATTGGGAGAACACCCAGATGGAGGAATAGTTGAAGCTCGAACTGGTCAGTTTGGACCTTATGTTGTATGGGATAAAGGTGATGGCGAAAAGCCAGATAATCGATCTTTAAAAAAAGAAGATGACGTCTATGAAATCAGTTTGAGAAGAGCTCTTGAATTGTTGTCAATACCTAAGCTTGGTAGAGGAGGACGAATGGCCCTTAAGGATCTAGGAAAGCCAAAAGGAGAAAAGGAAAATGTACACATTTATAATGGACCATATGGTTTATATGTAAAACAAGGTAAAACAAACGCCTCACTGCCTAAAGGTACGGAAGTAGATGAAGTTACGATTGAAGTGGCCATTAAATTATTAGAAGCTAAGAAATCAACTGGATCGAAGCCAAGAACAAAGAAAACAAGTAAAAAATCAATAACTAAAGGGAAAACCTCAAGTAAAACAAAAAAAAGTAATTTAACAGTACAGTCTCTTAAGAATAAAACAAAAAAATGA
- a CDS encoding biotin--[acetyl-CoA-carboxylase] ligase: MWHSSSWTGAAHITHLIRNTDLLKSTWELRWKPVCGSTEIELSRWLKSKSLLRSNPKVFLTRRQSYGKGQRGRRWISPSGGVWLSAALPCNSLQPFSESLFGLAVAVALANRIENCSVPVQIKWPNDLFVNHRKIAGLLPRIIYRGQEPTFMCVGIGLNVWNRVPHEGIALREVFRRSKCSTYRWSLEVLAAIERAARLLENPGLICKEGERMLWARKITKPGSDKIWDIEGLDLKGQLVVTRGIKKEIWNRW; encoded by the coding sequence ATGTGGCATTCTTCATCATGGACTGGAGCTGCTCATATTACTCATCTTATTAGAAATACTGACTTATTAAAAAGCACTTGGGAATTGAGATGGAAGCCTGTTTGTGGAAGTACTGAGATAGAGCTTTCAAGGTGGCTTAAGAGCAAATCTTTATTAAGAAGTAATCCAAAGGTTTTTTTAACTCGCAGGCAGTCTTACGGAAAAGGACAAAGAGGTCGTAGATGGATTTCCCCTTCAGGAGGGGTTTGGCTCAGTGCAGCTTTGCCTTGTAATTCTTTACAACCTTTTTCAGAGTCACTCTTTGGCTTGGCTGTCGCAGTAGCCTTGGCAAATAGAATTGAGAACTGTTCTGTCCCAGTGCAGATCAAGTGGCCAAATGATTTGTTCGTGAATCATAGGAAAATTGCTGGATTACTACCACGCATAATTTATCGAGGCCAAGAGCCCACTTTTATGTGTGTGGGAATTGGTTTAAATGTTTGGAATCGGGTTCCTCATGAAGGAATTGCTTTGAGAGAAGTTTTTAGGAGATCCAAATGCTCCACTTATAGATGGTCTTTAGAAGTACTTGCAGCTATAGAGAGAGCTGCAAGGTTATTGGAAAACCCTGGATTGATTTGTAAAGAAGGCGAGAGAATGCTTTGGGCAAGAAAAATTACAAAGCCAGGCTCAGATAAGATTTGGGATATAGAGGGATTAGATCTAAAAGGACAACTTGTCGTAACTAGGGGAATTAAAAAGGAAATTTGGAATCGATGGTGA
- a CDS encoding ABC transporter ATP-binding protein has product MKNLVAKLSNVSKLYGEGDLLVKALDEVNLEINKGDYLAVMGASGSGKSTAMNILGCLDRPTHGRYQLNGNAVEDLTDDELADLRNQELGFVFQQFHLLQDATALENVMLPMLYACIPPGERKELAEEALQKVGLTEKMNNRPNQLSGGQQQRVAIARAIINKPSLLLADEPTGALDSNTTEDVLDLFDELHSQGITLVLVTHEDEVALRAKRKALFKDGKVISIK; this is encoded by the coding sequence ATGAAAAATCTTGTTGCAAAACTCTCTAATGTAAGCAAGCTTTATGGAGAAGGAGATCTACTCGTAAAAGCACTTGACGAAGTAAATCTAGAAATCAATAAAGGAGATTACTTAGCTGTAATGGGAGCAAGTGGCTCTGGCAAGAGTACAGCGATGAACATTTTAGGATGTCTTGATAGACCAACTCATGGGAGGTATCAATTAAACGGAAATGCTGTAGAAGACCTTACTGATGATGAACTTGCAGATCTCCGCAACCAAGAGCTTGGTTTTGTGTTTCAACAATTCCATCTCCTACAAGATGCAACTGCATTGGAAAATGTAATGCTACCAATGCTTTATGCCTGCATACCACCTGGAGAAAGAAAAGAATTAGCTGAAGAAGCTCTTCAAAAAGTTGGGCTGACTGAAAAAATGAATAATCGACCTAATCAACTTTCAGGGGGTCAACAACAACGCGTTGCAATAGCAAGAGCAATTATCAATAAGCCTTCTTTACTTTTAGCCGATGAACCGACAGGTGCTCTTGATTCAAATACAACTGAAGATGTCCTTGATTTATTTGATGAATTACATAGTCAGGGAATAACGCTTGTTCTTGTAACCCATGAAGATGAGGTAGCCCTTCGCGCAAAAAGAAAAGCACTATTCAAAGATGGAAAAGTTATTAGCATCAAATAA
- a CDS encoding DUF721 domain-containing protein, with translation MNFDDIKKIAENNRVSQTNSKVNDAYTLSQCLNHLKVEWNKNKSITALWQDWPRIVGDKLASNCTLLTFQGGVLTIGAQHPQWRQALIFNRSQLLASLRAEGHKIKDLRIKQYYPKKHKFKQNEQDIWKAHPSRADIHGKSICPICKSPSPAGEISLWKKCCLCRRKELSTQNSE, from the coding sequence ATGAATTTTGATGATATTAAGAAAATTGCTGAGAATAATAGAGTTAGTCAAACCAACTCAAAAGTTAATGATGCTTATACTTTGTCGCAGTGTCTTAATCATTTAAAAGTCGAATGGAATAAAAACAAAAGTATTACTGCACTATGGCAAGACTGGCCAAGGATAGTAGGAGATAAGCTTGCTTCTAACTGTACTCTATTAACTTTTCAAGGAGGAGTCCTAACTATTGGTGCTCAACATCCTCAATGGAGACAAGCCTTAATATTCAACCGTAGTCAACTTCTAGCATCACTTCGAGCAGAAGGACATAAAATAAAAGATTTAAGAATTAAGCAATATTATCCCAAAAAACATAAGTTCAAACAAAATGAACAGGACATCTGGAAGGCGCATCCAAGCAGGGCAGACATTCACGGGAAGAGCATCTGTCCAATATGCAAATCCCCTTCTCCGGCAGGAGAAATATCTTTATGGAAAAAATGCTGTCTCTGTAGAAGAAAAGAATTATCAACACAAAATTCCGAGTAA
- a CDS encoding ABC transporter substrate-binding protein — MVSDITLGRRDFIRLSLLTAVLSLTGCSFSSGRPTVGLAKGLLPREFLQALPSPWRYELLDDFSENDFHKLTLRKNPDLIVLGDGWLRNFPYEKYQPIQADILYNKLSNQAISFLDSFKPTVSSRLFPVAVSPWVLIFRGGEELLSRAGESWETLLDPSLRGQVVLPSSSRVIMALAERMGDKDALRRLRSQAKSFDDKNGLNWLLSGRAKVAVLPLQFCLSSLASDPRLTIVFPKEGSPLNWTLLMQSNSSLQSFPLSWIQQTWKMPLLLKLLSRGIMPPVPYSDLSMAIESLPERYRLIYQSEEKLSNCWSLKPLTNDEEQLLETRWLNSAP, encoded by the coding sequence ATGGTGTCAGATATAACCCTAGGGAGAAGAGACTTTATCCGATTAAGTCTTTTAACTGCAGTATTGAGCTTAACTGGATGCTCTTTCTCTTCAGGCAGGCCGACTGTTGGCTTGGCTAAAGGCCTTTTGCCAAGAGAATTCTTACAGGCTTTGCCATCACCATGGAGATATGAACTTCTAGATGACTTCTCGGAAAATGATTTTCATAAATTAACTTTAAGAAAAAACCCAGATCTCATTGTTCTTGGAGACGGATGGCTTAGGAATTTTCCATATGAAAAATATCAGCCTATTCAGGCTGATATTTTATATAACAAGCTTAGCAATCAAGCGATTTCGTTCTTAGATAGTTTTAAGCCTACCGTCTCATCACGTCTCTTTCCAGTTGCCGTTTCGCCCTGGGTATTAATTTTCCGTGGCGGAGAGGAATTGCTTTCCAGAGCTGGGGAATCTTGGGAAACACTTTTGGACCCTTCTCTTAGAGGACAGGTAGTATTGCCAAGCAGTTCTAGGGTCATAATGGCTTTAGCTGAACGTATGGGGGATAAAGATGCATTGCGACGTTTAAGATCACAAGCTAAGAGTTTTGATGATAAAAATGGATTGAATTGGTTGCTTTCAGGTAGGGCAAAAGTTGCTGTATTACCCCTTCAGTTCTGTTTAAGCTCGCTTGCAAGTGATCCTCGCTTAACTATTGTTTTCCCAAAAGAAGGGAGCCCTTTGAATTGGACGTTGTTGATGCAATCGAATTCATCGCTTCAATCATTTCCATTGTCATGGATACAACAAACATGGAAAATGCCTTTATTACTTAAATTGCTATCGAGAGGCATTATGCCTCCAGTACCATATTCGGATTTGTCGATGGCTATCGAGTCTTTGCCAGAGAGATATCGGCTAATTTATCAGTCAGAAGAAAAGCTGAGTAATTGCTGGTCATTGAAACCGCTAACAAATGATGAAGAACAATTGCTTGAGACTCGTTGGCTAAACTCAGCCCCATAA
- a CDS encoding DUF2232 domain-containing protein, whose translation MQLVETSYLTAASALIWIALYYLPIGGAFFRLALPLPLALLQVRRGSSCGFEGTALLVMLLIALMGPIRGPLVLFPYGFLSLWLGWSWYRRINWWISWGGGVLIGTVGFFVRVVLLSFLVGENLWVVITKAGLLLLERIIDIGNLNLVPSLFFVQIVALLLIVFQELIFVLTLHAVAYWIFPKLKASIPTPPRLLGFLVSWEPI comes from the coding sequence ATTCAATTAGTAGAAACTTCATATTTAACCGCAGCTTCTGCTTTGATTTGGATAGCACTTTATTATTTGCCAATAGGAGGCGCATTCTTTCGTCTTGCATTACCTTTGCCTTTGGCTTTATTGCAAGTACGGAGAGGTTCGTCTTGTGGCTTTGAAGGCACAGCTCTTTTGGTAATGCTTTTAATAGCTCTTATGGGACCGATAAGAGGACCTCTCGTGTTGTTCCCATATGGATTCCTCTCCCTTTGGCTTGGTTGGAGTTGGTATAGGAGAATTAATTGGTGGATTAGTTGGGGGGGCGGGGTGCTAATTGGGACGGTAGGTTTCTTTGTGAGAGTAGTTTTACTTTCTTTCTTGGTTGGAGAGAACCTTTGGGTTGTTATTACTAAAGCAGGCTTGCTTTTACTTGAAAGGATTATTGATATAGGCAATTTGAATTTGGTACCAAGTTTGTTTTTTGTGCAGATAGTTGCTTTGTTGTTAATTGTGTTTCAGGAATTGATTTTTGTTCTCACATTGCATGCTGTTGCTTACTGGATATTCCCAAAACTCAAAGCTTCTATCCCAACACCCCCTCGCCTCTTGGGCTTTTTAGTTTCATGGGAACCCATTTGA
- the ubiE gene encoding bifunctional demethylmenaquinone methyltransferase/2-methoxy-6-polyprenyl-1,4-benzoquinol methylase UbiE — MKPRDPKAIQSLFDSIAKKYDLLNDLFSFGRHRSWKRQLVTYLKPSSGEQWVDLCCGTGDLTLSLARLVRPFGSVLGIDFSGSQILQATKRALAEPWLPVSWLKRDVLNTGLPSACFDGVVMSYGLRNLSDPEDGLQEIYRLLKPGAKAGILDFSRPVEGSKTAIIQKLYLRSLVVPIASLIGLREEYAYLEKSLQTFPAGQLLEEVARKIGFQETSYKLIANGQMGILLLKT, encoded by the coding sequence GTGAAGCCACGAGACCCAAAGGCAATTCAATCATTATTTGATTCTATTGCTAAGAAGTATGACTTGTTAAATGATCTATTTAGCTTCGGTCGGCACCGTTCTTGGAAAAGACAATTAGTGACTTATCTCAAACCTTCTTCAGGTGAACAATGGGTGGATTTATGCTGCGGAACTGGCGATCTAACTCTTTCTTTAGCTCGATTAGTGCGACCATTTGGAAGTGTTTTGGGTATTGACTTTTCTGGATCTCAAATACTACAAGCAACCAAGCGTGCTTTAGCCGAACCATGGCTTCCTGTCTCATGGCTGAAAAGAGATGTTTTAAATACTGGTCTTCCTTCAGCTTGTTTTGATGGTGTAGTCATGTCATATGGTTTACGCAACCTTTCCGACCCAGAGGATGGCTTACAGGAGATTTACCGTCTTTTAAAACCAGGAGCAAAGGCTGGTATTTTGGATTTCAGTCGTCCTGTTGAGGGTTCCAAAACGGCTATTATTCAAAAACTTTATTTGCGTAGTTTAGTTGTACCTATTGCTTCATTAATTGGCCTTCGAGAAGAATATGCCTATTTAGAGAAAAGTTTGCAGACTTTCCCGGCTGGCCAATTGCTAGAGGAAGTAGCTAGGAAAATTGGATTTCAAGAAACTAGTTATAAGTTAATAGCCAATGGTCAGATGGGGATATTGCTATTAAAAACTTGA